Genomic DNA from Streptomyces venezuelae:
CGGGCCCGTCTCCGTCGAGTGGGAGGACGCGGGCATGGACCGGCTGCAGGGCGCGCCGGAGGCGCTGACGCGCCTGAAGGCGTTCGACTTCGAGGCCCCGAGCGCGTCCTTCGACGCGGCGTTCGGCGGCTCGGACCGTACCGACTGACCAGAGCGGTTCCACGTTCCGGACCGATCTGGCCCCTTGCCACGTTTGTCCATTGACAGGAAAAAGTTCAACTTCCGTCGTGCACAAGGGCTTTCCGCCCGGGACAAACGTGGCTACCGTCCTTGAGGTGTTCAGGACATGACTCGTCCGGGGTGACGGCGCACCCCGGCGCACGGCGCACACACCCCGTACGACCGTCTTCCCACCCGGAGGAACCCCGTGCACAGGAAACGCCCGAGACTCCGCACCACCCTCGCCCTGCTCACCGGCACCGTACTCACCGGTGCCTCCCTGACCCTCGCCGTGCCGAACGCCGGTGCCGTCCCGGCCGACCCGCCCGCGAGGGCCGCCGCCCCCGCAGCCGAGGACTTCCAGCAGGTCACCCTCGCCAAGGGCGCGGCGGAGACGGGCGAGCCGATGACGCTGGCCGTGCTCCCCGACCGCTCGGTCCTGCACACCTCGCGCGACGGCACCCTCCGCCTCACGGACGCCGCGGGCAACACGAGGATCGCCGGAAAGATACCGGTCTACACGCACGACGAAGAGGGCCTCCAGGGCATCGGCATCGACCCGAAGTTCAAGGACAACCGCGCGATCTACCTCTACTACGCGCCGCCGCTCGACACCCCCGCGGGCGACGCCCCGGAGAACGGCACCGCCGAGGACTTCAAGAAGTTCGACGGCGTGAACCGCCTCTCCCGCTTCGTCCTCAGGGCCGACGGCACCCTCGACAACGCCAGCGAGAAGAAGATCCTCGACGTCCCCGCGAGCCGCGGCATCTGCTGCCACGTGGGCGGCGACATCGACTTCGACAAGGACGGCAACCTCTACCTGTCGACCGGCGACGACTCCAACCCCTTCGCCTCGGACGGCTTCACGCCCATCGACGAGCGCGCGAACCGCAACCCCGCCTTCGACGCGCGGCGCAGCGCGGGCAACACCAACGACCTGCGCGGCAAGATCCTCCGCGTCAAGGTCGCCGACGACGGCTCCTACACGATCCCGGACGGCAACCTCTTCGCCAAGGGCACCGAGAAGACCCGCCCCGAGATCTACGCGATGGGCTTCCGCAACCCCTTCCGCATGAGCGTCGACAAGCCGACCGGCATCGTCTACGTCGGTGACTACGGTCCCGACGCCGGCGCGGCCGACCCCAAGCGCGGCCCCGCGGGACAGGTCGAGTTCGCCCGCGTCACCAAGCCCGGCAACTTCGGCTGGCCGTTCTGCACCGGCAAGAACGACCCCTACGTCGACTACGACTTCGCCACCGGCACCTCCGGCGCCGCCTTCGACTGCAAGGCCCCGAAGAACGACTCGCCGCACAACACCGGCCTGACCGATCTGCCGCCCGCGCAGGAGGCCTGGATTCCGTACGACGGCGGCTCCGTGCCCGAGCTCGGCAGCGGCTCCGAGTCACCGATGGGCGGCCCCGTCTACCGCTACGACGCGGCGAACACCTCCCCGGTGAAGTTCCCCGAGGCGTACGACGGCGACTTCTTCGCGGGCGAGTTCGGCCGCCGCTGGATCAAGCGCATCGAGCAGGGCGCGGACGGCACGGTCTCGAAGATCAACCCGTTCCCGTGGACCGGCACCCAGGTCATGGACATGGAGTTCGGCCCCGACGGCGCCCTCTACGTCCTCGACTACGGCACCGCCTGGTTCGGCGGCGACGAGAACTCCGGCCTCTACCGCATCGAGAACGCCACCGACGGCCACTCACCGGTCGCCGAGGCCACCGCGTCGAAGACGAGCGGCCAGGCGCCGCTGCGCACCAAGTTCACCGCCAAGGCCACGGACGCCGACGGCGGGACGCTGACCTACGCATGGGACTTCGGCGACGGCGGCAAGTCGACGCAGCAGAACCCCACGTACACGTACAAGAAGAACGGCGTCTACACCGCCACCGTGACCGTGAAGGACTCCACCGGACGCACCGGCTCGGCCAGCGCGCACATCACCGTCGGCAACACCGCTCCCAAGGTGACCCTGGAACTCCCCGGTGACGGCCAGCTGTTCACCTTCGGCGACAAGGTGCCCTTCAAGGTGAAGGTGACCGACCCCGAGGACGGCCCGATCGACTGCGCCAAGGTCAAGGTCACGCACATTCTCGGCCACGACAGCCACGGCCACCCCGTCACCTCGGCCAACGGCTGCGAGGGCACCATCCAGACCTCCGCCGACGGCGAGCACGACCCGAACGCCAACATCTTCGGGGTGTTCGACGCCGAGTACACCGACAAGGGCGCGAACGGCCAGCCCGCGCTGACCACCCATGACCAGAACGTCGTCCAGCCCAAGCACCGCCAGGGCGAGCACTTCAACGACTCCAAGGGCGTCTCCGTCGTCAACCACACCCCGGCGCACGGCGGCAAGACCGTCGGCAACATCCACAACGGCGACTGGGTCTCCTTCAAGCCGTACATCCTCGGCAACGCCACCAAGCTGACCGCACGCGTCGCGTCGGCCGGATCCGGGGGCACGCTGGAGGTGCGCAGCGGATCCGTCGGCGGCCGGCTCCTCGGCACCGCGAAGGTCGCGCCGACCGGCGGCTGGGAGACGTACGTCGACGTCAGCACGGCGATCAGCAAGCCCCCGACGAAGACCACGACGCTCTTCCTGGTCTTCAAGGGCAAGGGCTCCGGAGCGCTGTACGACGTGGACGACTTCACCTTCACGACGCGCTCCACGACGAGTTCCTCGACGCGCTCCTCGACGAGCTGAGAGGGGTCAGCACATGCGCGCATCCCTACGGCTGGCCACCGCGACGGCCGCAGCCGCCGTGCTCATCGGCTGTGTGTCGGGCCCGGCGGCCTCCAAGCCCGAGCCGCCGGAGACGGTGGGGGTGAAGGCAGGGGACAGGGTCCTCGTCTTCTCCAGGACCGCCGGCTTCCGCCACGACTCGATCCCCACCGGCGTCGCCACCGTCAAGGAACTCGGCGCCGCGAACGGCTTCACCGTCGACGCCACCGAGGACGCGGGAGCCTTCACGGCCAAGAACCTGGCGCGGTACGACGCCGTGGTGTGGCTCTCGACGACCGGTGACGTCCTGAACGCCGCCCAGCAGACGGCGTTCGAGCGGTACATCCGCGGCGGCGGCGCCTACGTCGGCGTGCACGCCGCGGCCGACACCGAGTACGACTGGCCCTTCTACGGCGGGCTCGCGGGCGCCTACTTCCAGTCCCACCCCGCGATCCAGCCCGCGAAGGTCCACGTCGAGGACCACGCGCACCCGGCCACCGCTCACCTCGGCACGGCCGGCTGGAACCGTACCGACGAGTGGTACAACTACCGCGCCAACCCCCGCGACCGGGCCCGCGTGCTCGCCTCCCTCGACGAGTCGTCGTACACGGGCGGCACGATGTCCGGAGACCACCCCATCGCCTGGTGCCAGAGCTACGAGGGCGGCCGCTCCTTCTACACGGGCGGCGGTCACACCAAGGAATCCTGGGCCGAACCCGCCTTCCGGCAGCACCTGGTCGGCGGCATCCGCTGGGCCGTCGGCGCGGCCCAAGCCGACTGCCGGCCGGAGAAGGGCTACACCCCCATCTTCGACGGCACCGCCTCCTCGCTGGAGGGCTGGAAACAGGCGGGACCCGGTTCCCTTCAGCTCAACGAGGACGACGGCACGCTCAAGACCGTCGGCGGCATGGGCATGCTCTGGTACGACCGGCGGGAACT
This window encodes:
- a CDS encoding PQQ-dependent sugar dehydrogenase, producing the protein MHRKRPRLRTTLALLTGTVLTGASLTLAVPNAGAVPADPPARAAAPAAEDFQQVTLAKGAAETGEPMTLAVLPDRSVLHTSRDGTLRLTDAAGNTRIAGKIPVYTHDEEGLQGIGIDPKFKDNRAIYLYYAPPLDTPAGDAPENGTAEDFKKFDGVNRLSRFVLRADGTLDNASEKKILDVPASRGICCHVGGDIDFDKDGNLYLSTGDDSNPFASDGFTPIDERANRNPAFDARRSAGNTNDLRGKILRVKVADDGSYTIPDGNLFAKGTEKTRPEIYAMGFRNPFRMSVDKPTGIVYVGDYGPDAGAADPKRGPAGQVEFARVTKPGNFGWPFCTGKNDPYVDYDFATGTSGAAFDCKAPKNDSPHNTGLTDLPPAQEAWIPYDGGSVPELGSGSESPMGGPVYRYDAANTSPVKFPEAYDGDFFAGEFGRRWIKRIEQGADGTVSKINPFPWTGTQVMDMEFGPDGALYVLDYGTAWFGGDENSGLYRIENATDGHSPVAEATASKTSGQAPLRTKFTAKATDADGGTLTYAWDFGDGGKSTQQNPTYTYKKNGVYTATVTVKDSTGRTGSASAHITVGNTAPKVTLELPGDGQLFTFGDKVPFKVKVTDPEDGPIDCAKVKVTHILGHDSHGHPVTSANGCEGTIQTSADGEHDPNANIFGVFDAEYTDKGANGQPALTTHDQNVVQPKHRQGEHFNDSKGVSVVNHTPAHGGKTVGNIHNGDWVSFKPYILGNATKLTARVASAGSGGTLEVRSGSVGGRLLGTAKVAPTGGWETYVDVSTAISKPPTKTTTLFLVFKGKGSGALYDVDDFTFTTRSTTSSSTRSSTS
- a CDS encoding ThuA domain-containing protein is translated as MRASLRLATATAAAAVLIGCVSGPAASKPEPPETVGVKAGDRVLVFSRTAGFRHDSIPTGVATVKELGAANGFTVDATEDAGAFTAKNLARYDAVVWLSTTGDVLNAAQQTAFERYIRGGGAYVGVHAAADTEYDWPFYGGLAGAYFQSHPAIQPAKVHVEDHAHPATAHLGTAGWNRTDEWYNYRANPRDRARVLASLDESSYTGGTMSGDHPIAWCQSYEGGRSFYTGGGHTKESWAEPAFRQHLVGGIRWAVGAAQADCRPEKGYTPIFDGTASSLEGWKQAGPGSLQLNEDDGTLKTVGGMGMLWYDRRELGSYSLKLDWRMRGDDNSGIFVGFPPSDDPWSAVNNGYEIQIDATDVPEKTTGSVYGFRSADLKKRDRALNPPGEWNTYEIRVEGERLRVYLNGVKINDFTNTDPARSLRQGHIGIQNHGDADEVTFRDIRLKDLPTKSRPGKGGPREARSGHDGLGKARPGKAVPMSEVTAHVTAHAPAHVSAHHSDPPAPTTGSGAGR